In Chryseobacterium shigense, the following proteins share a genomic window:
- a CDS encoding ATP-binding protein gives MSSLALFVVVLIYLALLFLVAHLAEKKRSKRWINNPYIYALSLAVYCTAWTYYGSIGVAATSGLNYLPIYIGPIMIIPAWIYINTRIVRISRINKISSLADFISLRYGNSRSFSAIITIVCLLAIVPYIGLQIKAISETFHLVTETSMSKNILTDNATFVVILIALFSSYYGTRYVDASEKRLGIISAIALESFLKLFFIIILGIFVIYFVFDGFSDIYEKASKFEDFKQKNTFNGIEDAMNWMILCMISATAICILPRQFHTAIIENRQEKHIRTAIWFFPLYLLIFTIFIFPIAWGGRLIFDGDKVNPEFYSILIPQHFDNTLITVFVFLGGLSSCISMIIISAITLSIMLSNNLIIPYGLLGKFKSDNEVQNTRNITNIRKFSIFALIIMAFVFYKYFILKTSLDSVGLISFVVIAQLAPSFFGAIFWRRGSYKGAVAGLLVGLAICYFGLIIPQYYFSYNQEFKGVLREMYDAFAFFNIPFLSRISQIFFWSILVNTAVFTIISVSVKGNYRERNFAELYVDIDKYIQNHENAFIWRGTAYVSDIKNILERFLGKNKTEQALRIFNLKYNIDSKTETADSRFIKFSENLLAGRIGTASAKILIEGVTKEDKISLKEVLNILEESKENITLNKKLTEQSEELQKLSDDLRTANENLIVKDRQKDDFLDSVAHELRTPITAIRSAGEILADDDDIPSDIKQEFLNNIITESDRLSEIINDILYLDKLEHGEIVLHIRENNILETYKKALNPLLHLIQQKNIHLSEVNLLNQTTLQYDEARMIQLFHNILGNALKFTDDQGTIQIKLSEKQENLIITVFNTGRHIPEEDLDMIFDKFYQSKNQNILKPTGSGLGLAISRKIVQAHNGRIKAENSGLGVTFTISIPYNITKEIRNEVEQNQ, from the coding sequence ATGAGTAGCCTGGCATTATTTGTTGTTGTTTTAATCTATCTCGCTCTTTTATTCTTAGTGGCCCATTTAGCAGAGAAGAAGAGAAGCAAGCGCTGGATCAACAATCCCTACATTTACGCATTATCTCTGGCAGTATACTGTACAGCCTGGACGTATTACGGAAGCATAGGCGTTGCAGCTACAAGCGGACTGAATTATCTGCCTATTTACATTGGCCCCATCATGATTATTCCGGCATGGATCTATATCAATACACGGATTGTAAGGATTTCAAGAATCAATAAGATCAGCAGTCTCGCAGACTTTATTTCCTTACGATACGGGAACAGCAGAAGCTTCAGTGCAATAATCACCATTGTATGCCTGCTGGCCATCGTTCCTTATATCGGACTTCAGATCAAGGCAATCTCCGAAACCTTCCATTTGGTCACAGAAACTTCAATGTCCAAGAATATACTGACGGACAATGCTACGTTTGTAGTCATTTTAATAGCCTTATTCTCTTCCTATTACGGAACAAGATATGTAGATGCCTCGGAAAAACGCCTGGGAATTATTTCCGCCATTGCCCTGGAAAGCTTTTTAAAGCTTTTCTTTATCATTATTTTAGGAATATTCGTCATCTATTTTGTATTTGACGGTTTTTCAGATATTTATGAAAAGGCAAGTAAATTTGAAGATTTTAAGCAGAAAAATACTTTCAACGGTATTGAGGATGCTATGAACTGGATGATTTTATGCATGATCTCCGCCACAGCAATCTGTATTCTTCCAAGGCAGTTTCACACAGCAATTATAGAAAACAGGCAGGAAAAACACATCAGAACTGCTATCTGGTTTTTTCCGCTCTACTTACTTATTTTTACCATATTCATTTTTCCTATTGCCTGGGGAGGAAGACTCATTTTTGATGGAGATAAGGTAAATCCGGAATTCTATTCTATTCTGATTCCGCAGCATTTTGACAATACTTTAATCACGGTTTTCGTATTTCTGGGTGGATTAAGTTCCTGCATTTCCATGATTATTATTTCCGCCATCACCTTATCCATAATGCTTTCCAATAACCTTATCATTCCTTACGGCTTATTGGGAAAATTCAAGTCTGATAATGAGGTACAGAACACCAGAAACATTACCAATATCAGGAAGTTCAGCATCTTTGCCCTGATCATCATGGCTTTTGTTTTCTATAAATATTTTATTCTGAAGACATCCCTGGATTCCGTTGGTCTTATCTCATTTGTTGTCATTGCACAACTGGCTCCTTCTTTTTTCGGGGCTATTTTCTGGCGAAGAGGAAGTTACAAAGGCGCTGTAGCAGGACTTCTTGTGGGACTAGCAATCTGTTACTTCGGCCTTATTATTCCACAGTATTATTTCTCATACAATCAGGAATTTAAAGGAGTTCTTCGTGAGATGTACGATGCTTTTGCATTTTTCAATATTCCTTTTTTAAGCAGGATTTCGCAGATATTCTTCTGGTCTATCTTAGTTAACACCGCAGTTTTTACCATTATTTCCGTGAGCGTTAAAGGAAACTATCGTGAAAGAAACTTTGCGGAATTATATGTAGACATTGACAAATACATACAAAATCATGAAAATGCATTCATCTGGCGTGGAACAGCTTATGTTTCAGATATTAAGAACATCCTGGAAAGATTCTTAGGCAAGAATAAAACGGAACAGGCTTTAAGAATTTTCAATTTAAAATATAACATCGATTCCAAAACCGAAACAGCAGATTCAAGGTTCATCAAATTCTCAGAAAACCTTCTGGCAGGAAGAATAGGAACTGCATCAGCTAAAATCCTCATCGAAGGAGTGACGAAAGAAGATAAAATATCTTTGAAAGAAGTTTTAAATATTTTAGAGGAATCCAAAGAAAATATCACCCTCAATAAAAAGCTGACAGAACAGTCTGAAGAATTACAGAAACTTTCCGATGATCTCAGAACAGCCAATGAAAACCTGATCGTTAAAGACCGCCAGAAAGATGATTTCCTGGATTCCGTTGCCCATGAACTGAGAACCCCGATCACCGCCATACGTTCGGCAGGAGAAATTTTAGCGGATGATGATGATATTCCTTCAGATATCAAACAGGAATTTTTAAACAATATCATTACGGAATCCGACAGGCTGAGCGAAATCATCAACGATATTCTTTACCTTGACAAACTGGAACACGGCGAAATTGTTTTACACATCAGAGAAAACAACATCCTTGAAACCTACAAAAAAGCTTTAAATCCGCTACTCCACCTGATACAGCAGAAAAACATCCATTTAAGTGAAGTTAACCTTCTGAATCAAACCACATTGCAATATGATGAAGCAAGAATGATACAGCTCTTCCACAATATCCTCGGAAATGCTTTAAAATTTACCGATGACCAGGGAACCATACAAATCAAGCTGTCTGAAAAACAAGAAAACCTGATCATCACGGTTTTTAATACGGGAAGACACATTCCTGAGGAAGACCTTGATATGATTTTTGATAAATTTTACCAGTCAAAAAACCAGAATATTCTGAAACCTACAGGAAGCGGACTCGGACTGGCTATTTCCAGGAAAATTGTACAGGCTCACAACGGAAGAATAAAAGCAGAAAACAGCGGCCTGGGCGTAACTTTCACAATAAGTATTCCTTATAACATTACAAAAGAGATAAGAAATGAAGTTGAACAAAACCAATAA
- a CDS encoding DUF6814 family protein → MNGLKKILGILWIAVALVVGYFGITVLGIPKITSGKQEDLVFGIIILFVLMPIISGGMAIFGYYSLTGEYSDDKI, encoded by the coding sequence ATGAACGGACTAAAAAAAATATTAGGCATACTCTGGATCGCTGTTGCCCTTGTGGTAGGATATTTCGGAATAACTGTTTTAGGAATTCCAAAGATCACTTCAGGAAAGCAGGAAGATCTGGTATTCGGGATCATTATCTTATTTGTGCTGATGCCGATTATCTCTGGCGGAATGGCTATTTTCGGGTACTATTCGCTTACAGGGGAATATTCGGACGATAAGATCTAA
- a CDS encoding response regulator transcription factor: MRKIIIADDEHKILMSLEYSFKKNGYDVYIARDGTEVLDFLKTMTPDVILLDIMMPNLDGYSTLEAIKKEDKLKETKVIFLSAKNNPRDIEKGLEMGADAYVTKPYSIKKLIQQIEEMFG; this comes from the coding sequence ATGAGAAAGATCATTATTGCCGATGACGAACACAAAATATTAATGTCGCTGGAATACAGCTTCAAAAAAAACGGTTATGACGTTTACATCGCAAGAGACGGAACGGAAGTCCTGGATTTCCTGAAAACCATGACTCCTGATGTAATCCTTCTGGATATCATGATGCCCAATCTGGACGGATACAGTACCCTGGAAGCCATCAAAAAAGAGGACAAACTGAAAGAGACAAAAGTCATTTTCCTGAGTGCCAAAAACAACCCAAGAGATATTGAAAAAGGTCTGGAAATGGGCGCTGATGCCTATGTAACAAAACCCTATTCCATTAAAAAACTGATACAGCAGATTGAGGAGATGTTTGGGTAG
- a CDS encoding MFS transporter produces the protein MSENHHENYENMTERQKNRTIWSVITASSLGTLIEWYDFYIFGSLAIVLATKFFPADNPTAAFLSTLATFAAGFVVRPFGALFFGRLGDIIGRKYTFLVTLLIMGFSTFLIGCIPSYKTIGFLAPVLVLILRLLQGLALGGEYGGAATYVAEYAQPHRRGYWTSWIQTTATAGLFISLIVILVTKSTLSAEEFDNWGWRVPFWISILMVGVSYIIRKNMKESPLFAKAKSEGKTSKNPLKESFGNKYNFKFVLLALFGAAMGQGVIWYTGQFYAMSFLQKVMNVESAQVDSLMATALFLGTPFFVFFGWLSDKIGRKAVMMTGMLVAILAYRPIYDSMFKSVNLESKTVAANGITEKRTSKIHADIATDSLVTLHKETLYTDGTLTKKDSIVHWSPTGPVMKDGKAEEPKVSQTVKLADNTKWYLVFLVFIQVLFVTMVYGPIAAFLVEMFPVRIRYTSMSLPYHIGNGVFGGLLPAVATYLVTVGKDAGHPTWYLQGLWYPIGVAAVCLIIGLFYLKNKNSNIHD, from the coding sequence ATGAGTGAAAATCACCACGAAAACTACGAGAATATGACCGAAAGGCAAAAGAACCGCACCATCTGGAGCGTGATCACAGCCTCATCACTCGGTACTTTGATAGAATGGTATGATTTCTATATTTTTGGGAGCCTGGCTATTGTTTTAGCTACCAAATTCTTCCCTGCAGATAATCCTACCGCAGCTTTTTTATCTACGCTGGCCACTTTTGCAGCAGGATTTGTAGTAAGACCGTTCGGGGCATTATTCTTTGGGAGATTAGGCGATATTATCGGGAGAAAATACACATTCCTTGTCACCCTTTTGATTATGGGATTCTCCACTTTCCTGATCGGATGTATTCCAAGCTACAAAACAATTGGATTTTTAGCACCTGTTTTAGTTTTAATTTTAAGATTATTACAGGGATTGGCACTTGGAGGTGAATATGGAGGTGCAGCCACTTATGTTGCGGAATATGCACAACCGCACAGAAGAGGCTACTGGACTTCATGGATACAAACTACCGCAACGGCAGGACTTTTCATATCATTAATTGTAATTCTGGTTACCAAATCCACTTTATCGGCAGAGGAATTTGACAACTGGGGCTGGAGGGTTCCGTTCTGGATCTCAATCCTTATGGTAGGAGTTTCTTACATCATCAGAAAAAACATGAAAGAATCCCCGCTTTTTGCAAAGGCTAAAAGTGAAGGAAAAACTTCAAAAAATCCTTTAAAAGAAAGCTTTGGTAACAAATACAATTTTAAATTCGTTCTTCTCGCTTTATTCGGAGCTGCAATGGGACAAGGGGTGATCTGGTATACAGGACAGTTCTACGCCATGAGCTTCCTTCAAAAGGTAATGAATGTGGAATCCGCTCAGGTTGATTCTCTTATGGCCACCGCTCTGTTCTTAGGAACACCTTTCTTCGTATTTTTCGGATGGCTATCGGATAAAATAGGACGAAAAGCTGTGATGATGACGGGAATGCTGGTTGCTATTTTAGCGTACAGGCCTATTTACGACAGCATGTTCAAAAGCGTCAACCTTGAAAGTAAAACAGTTGCCGCTAACGGAATTACAGAAAAAAGAACTTCAAAGATCCATGCAGATATTGCTACAGACAGTTTAGTGACCTTACATAAAGAAACTCTTTATACGGACGGAACTTTAACTAAAAAAGATAGTATTGTTCACTGGTCGCCAACCGGACCTGTTATGAAAGATGGAAAAGCAGAAGAGCCTAAAGTTTCACAAACGGTAAAGCTGGCTGATAATACAAAATGGTATCTCGTCTTTTTAGTATTTATTCAGGTACTGTTTGTAACGATGGTTTACGGGCCTATTGCCGCTTTCCTTGTGGAAATGTTCCCTGTAAGAATCCGTTATACCTCCATGTCTTTACCATATCACATTGGAAACGGGGTATTTGGAGGACTTCTTCCGGCAGTCGCCACTTACCTGGTAACAGTGGGTAAAGATGCAGGGCACCCGACATGGTATCTTCAGGGACTATGGTATCCTATTGGAGTTGCCGCTGTCTGCCTGATTATCGGATTGTTTTATCTTAAAAATAAGAATAGTAATATTCACGATTAG
- a CDS encoding AMP-binding protein, translating into MNTDILFKQSIDDRENFWKEQAKEIQWFEFPQQILSKDRNDYSQWYSDGQLNMCYLCIDKHIEDGFGDQTAIIYDSPVTSQKKTYTFNQAKEEISKFAGGLSSLGLKKGDTAIIYMPMIPQTLFAMLACARIGVIHNVVFGGFAPHELVVRIDDCKPKALITATAGVEIARRIPYLPLVEKAIELAQDKVDHIIVYNRKLVDNQHEMFEGLIDYEELVQKSEPVDCVSVESIHPLYLLYTSGTTGKPKGITRDTGGYATALKFSMKCIYGVDPGETYWAASDFGWAVGHSFSVYGPLINRNTTIIFEGKPIMTPDAGTFWRIISEYKVSVMFTAPTAIRAIKKEDPNGELVKKYDLSHFKKQFLAGERCDVATLDWFAEHIGIPAIDHWWQTESGWPMLGLMTFDNNYQIKRASAGKPIPGYDIKIFDENGFELDPHHEGYLVIKLPLPPGALLGIWNDHERFQNSYLSQYNGYYFSGDGAIQDEDGYIFITGRVDDVINVAGHRLSTSEMEEIVSSHPDVAECAVVGIDDELKGQVPFATVVLKNGSAISEDDIEKDIIRMVREKIGAVAFLKNVMVVKRLPKTRSGKILRKLIRTLLDGKDFQVPSTIDDEKIIEEIQEKISNYRA; encoded by the coding sequence ATGAACACAGATATTCTTTTTAAACAAAGCATAGACGACAGAGAAAATTTCTGGAAAGAACAGGCCAAAGAAATTCAATGGTTTGAATTTCCACAGCAGATACTTTCTAAAGATAGAAATGATTATTCACAGTGGTATTCAGACGGACAGCTCAATATGTGCTACCTGTGCATTGACAAGCATATTGAAGACGGTTTCGGTGATCAAACCGCTATCATTTATGACTCTCCCGTTACCAGTCAGAAGAAAACCTACACGTTTAATCAGGCTAAAGAAGAAATCTCGAAATTTGCAGGAGGACTTTCTTCATTGGGCTTAAAAAAAGGTGATACTGCCATTATTTACATGCCAATGATTCCGCAAACCCTCTTTGCAATGCTGGCCTGCGCCAGAATCGGAGTGATCCACAATGTGGTTTTCGGAGGTTTTGCACCCCATGAACTCGTTGTAAGAATAGATGACTGTAAGCCAAAAGCCCTGATTACTGCTACAGCTGGTGTAGAAATAGCAAGAAGAATTCCTTATTTACCCCTTGTTGAAAAAGCCATTGAGCTGGCACAGGATAAAGTGGATCACATTATTGTTTACAACCGAAAACTGGTAGACAATCAGCATGAAATGTTTGAAGGACTTATTGATTATGAAGAATTAGTTCAAAAATCAGAACCTGTGGATTGCGTTTCGGTAGAATCTATTCATCCCCTGTATTTACTTTACACATCAGGAACAACGGGAAAACCAAAAGGAATCACCCGGGATACCGGAGGTTACGCAACAGCCCTTAAATTTTCCATGAAATGCATTTATGGTGTTGATCCTGGAGAAACTTACTGGGCTGCATCTGATTTCGGCTGGGCAGTAGGCCACAGTTTCAGTGTTTACGGGCCGCTTATCAACAGGAATACAACCATCATTTTTGAAGGAAAACCCATTATGACACCTGACGCCGGAACATTCTGGAGAATTATCTCTGAATATAAAGTTTCCGTAATGTTCACCGCTCCTACAGCCATCAGAGCCATCAAAAAAGAAGATCCAAACGGAGAGCTGGTTAAAAAATATGATCTGAGCCATTTCAAAAAGCAGTTTCTGGCCGGCGAAAGATGTGATGTAGCTACCTTAGACTGGTTTGCGGAACATATCGGAATTCCTGCTATCGACCATTGGTGGCAGACAGAATCCGGATGGCCTATGCTGGGATTAATGACTTTTGATAATAATTATCAAATTAAAAGAGCTTCCGCCGGAAAACCAATTCCGGGATATGATATTAAAATCTTTGATGAAAACGGATTTGAATTAGATCCACACCATGAAGGTTATCTGGTGATCAAGCTTCCGCTTCCTCCCGGAGCCCTTCTGGGAATCTGGAATGATCATGAGCGTTTCCAGAACAGCTATCTTTCACAGTATAATGGATATTATTTTTCAGGAGATGGGGCCATTCAGGATGAAGACGGTTACATTTTCATTACAGGAAGAGTTGATGATGTCATCAATGTTGCGGGACACAGGCTTTCCACCTCGGAAATGGAGGAAATTGTGTCTTCTCATCCGGATGTTGCGGAATGTGCTGTTGTAGGTATTGATGATGAACTTAAAGGACAGGTTCCTTTTGCCACAGTTGTATTAAAAAACGGTTCAGCAATCAGTGAAGATGACATTGAAAAAGACATCATCAGGATGGTCCGCGAAAAGATTGGCGCTGTAGCTTTTTTAAAAAACGTCATGGTTGTCAAACGATTACCTAAAACCCGTTCCGGAAAGATTTTAAGAAAACTGATCAGAACATTACTGGACGGAAAAGATTTCCAGGTTCCATCCACTATAGACGATGAAAAAATCATTGAAGAAATCCAGGAAAAAATCAGTAACTATAGGGCTTAA